The Eublepharis macularius isolate TG4126 chromosome 11, MPM_Emac_v1.0, whole genome shotgun sequence genome includes a region encoding these proteins:
- the SLC20A2 gene encoding sodium-dependent phosphate transporter 2 isoform X2 has product MMSGVLFVLIRFFILNKEDPVPNGLRALPVFYAATIAINVFSIMYTGAPVLGIVLPMWAIALISIGVSLVFAILVWIVVCPWMRRKIASRLKKEGALSRISDESLDKIQEEDSAVFKELPGAKATDETTIPLTSSGAEEAGASDSVANGSHPRVPYGRAFSMTHSMVKSPVSNGTFNFDGHMKSDVHVYHTVHKDSGLYKDLLHKIHLDRGNSDRPTQENNYKFLRRNNSYTCYTAAICGLPVHSSFKAADTSTPEDSEKLVGDTVSYSKKRVRYDSYSSYCNAVAEAEIEAEEGGVEMKMATDLLDPSNPTEDPVEEERDEKDTSEVHLLFHFLQILTACFGSFAHGGNDVSNAIGPLVALWLIYEQGGVMQEAATPVWLLLYGGIGICVGLWVWGRRVIQTMGKDLTPITPSSGFTIELASAFTVVIASNVGLPVSTTHCKVGSVVAVGWIRSKKAVDWRLFRNIFLAWFVTVPVAGLFSAGIMAIFMYGILPYV; this is encoded by the exons ATGATGTCTGGCGTGCTGTTTGTGCTAATTAGATTTTTCATCTTAAACAAG GAAGATCCGGTGCCCAACGGCCTTCGTGCCCTACCGGTGTTTTATGCAGCTACTATAGCCATTAACGTTTTCTCCATCATGTATACAGGGGCACCAG TCCTAGGAATTGTTCTTCCTATGTGGGCGATAGCACTAATTTCCATTGGTGTGTCGTTGGTCTTTGCTATCTTAGTCTGGATAGTGGTGTGTCCCTGGATGAGAAGAAAAATAGCAA GTCGGTTAAAGAAAGAAGGCGCGTTGTCAAGAATATCTGATGAAAGCCTTGACAAAATTCAAGAGGAGGACTCGGCTGTCTTCAAAGAGCTTCCTGGAGCCAAGGCAACCGATGAAACCACAATTCCCCTCACCAGCTCTGGGGCAGAAGAGGCTGGAGCATCAGACAGCGTAGCCAATGGGAGCCATCCTCGTGTGCCGTACG GAAGGGCATTTTCGATGACGCACAGTATGGTGAAATCCCCCGTTTCCAACGGCACGTTTAATTTTGATGGTCACATGAAGAGTGATGTTCATGTCTATCATACTGTGCACAAAGACTCCGGGTTGTATAAAGATTTATTGCACAAAATACACTTGGACAGGGGCAACAGTGACAGACCAACACAAGAGAATAACTACAAGTTCTTGCGGCGCAATAATAGCTACACTTGTTACACGGCCGCCATCTGTGGGCTGCCAGTGCATTCGTCCTTCAAGGCTGCTGACACATCCACCCCAGAAGACAGTGAGAAGCTGGTGGGGGACACAGTGTCTTATTCCAAAAAACGAGTCCGCTACGACAGCTACTCCAGCTATTGCAATGCAGTGGCAGAAGCAGAAATTGAAGCAGAGGAGGGTGGCGTGGAGATGAAGATGGCGACAGACTTGTTAGATCCCAGCAATCCAACTGAGGATCctgtggaagaggagagagatgaGAAGGACACCTCCGAGGTCCACCTGCTGTTCCACTTCCTTCAGATTCTGACTGCTTGCTTTGGATCCTTTGCACATGGAGGCAACGATGTAAG CAATGCCATAGGCCCTCTGGTTGCCCTCTGGCTGATATACGAGCAGGGCGGGGTGATGCAAGAAGCAGCAACTCCCGTCTGGCTGCTCCTGTATGGAGGCATTGGCATCTGTGTGGGTCTCTGGGTCTGGGGGCGAAGAGTGATCCAGACCATGGGGAAAGACCTCACCCCCATCACGCCGTCAAG TGGATTCACTATTGAGTTGGCTTCGGCGTTCACAGTTGTGATAGCTTCCAATGTTGGACTTCCTGTCAGTACTACACACTGCAAG GTTGGTTCTGTGGTGGCAGTTGGCTGGATACGATCCAAGAAGGCAGTTGACTGGCGTCTCTTCCGCAATATCTTTTTAGCCTGGTTTGTGACTGTTCCTGTAGCTGGCTTATTCAGCGCTGGTATCATGGCAATCTTTATGTATGGTATCCTGCCATATGTCTGA